The Pirellulimonas nuda genome includes a region encoding these proteins:
- a CDS encoding WD40 repeat domain-containing protein, with the protein MATSRLVLAAACWMLLACPLWAGGALRVLIAPEASDHTQPVVTAVAISADGGAVVSGGDDHKIRVWNAASGEQLLVMEGHQDWVRDLRIAPTGDRLASVANDGSFRLWSLGDGRLQRESQLSCDTLASVSFHPNGEQAVTTGFGAPARLHNLSADGPGESYACPCRDMRCCTVSPNGQLMAAAGRSGVVRLWPIASGGAARDLAAGGRRIYCLAFSPQSDRIAVAGDDSIVRIFDATLGDVVMELPARPAKVRTALFLDSDRLATAGTDNAITVWDLKSRVPTHRLTGHTGTVTSLAWAPQTGRLASGSYDTTVRVWDLNQQAVNQTAKADPATTR; encoded by the coding sequence GTGGCCACCTCTCGACTCGTGCTAGCGGCTGCCTGCTGGATGCTGCTGGCCTGCCCCCTCTGGGCAGGCGGGGCGCTCCGCGTCCTGATCGCCCCCGAAGCAAGCGACCACACCCAACCGGTCGTCACCGCGGTAGCCATTAGCGCCGACGGCGGCGCCGTGGTCTCTGGCGGCGACGACCACAAGATCCGCGTCTGGAACGCCGCGAGCGGCGAGCAGCTTCTCGTCATGGAGGGTCACCAGGACTGGGTCCGCGACCTACGCATCGCGCCCACGGGCGACCGCCTGGCCTCGGTCGCCAACGACGGCTCGTTCCGGCTGTGGTCGCTCGGCGACGGTCGGCTGCAGCGCGAAAGCCAGCTCTCTTGCGACACGCTCGCCTCGGTGTCGTTCCACCCCAACGGCGAGCAGGCCGTGACCACAGGGTTCGGCGCCCCGGCCCGCCTGCACAACCTGTCGGCCGACGGGCCGGGCGAGTCGTACGCCTGCCCCTGCCGCGACATGCGGTGCTGCACGGTCTCTCCCAACGGCCAGCTCATGGCGGCCGCGGGCCGCAGCGGCGTGGTGCGGCTGTGGCCGATTGCTAGCGGCGGCGCGGCACGTGACCTTGCGGCCGGCGGGCGACGCATCTACTGTCTCGCGTTTTCGCCCCAGAGCGATCGGATCGCCGTCGCCGGCGACGACTCTATCGTGCGGATATTCGACGCTACCCTCGGAGACGTGGTGATGGAGCTCCCGGCCCGCCCCGCTAAGGTCCGCACGGCGCTGTTCCTGGACAGCGACCGCCTGGCCACGGCCGGCACGGACAACGCCATCACGGTTTGGGACCTCAAGAGCCGCGTGCCCACGCACCGCCTCACCGGGCACACGGGCACGGTAACCTCGCTTGCCTGGGCGCCCCAGACGGGCCGGCTGGCCTCCGGCAGCTACGACACCACCGTCCGGGTGTGGGACCTGAACCAGCAAGCCGTCAACCAAACCGCCAAGGCCGACCCCGCTACAACCCGCTGA
- a CDS encoding SdrD B-like domain-containing protein, which translates to MGLFRTLGLVSAKPAVKLRRTRGVFEQMEPRQMLAGDGIAPPQVLLGSVYFENDTGQDQEGDVIQVSFVGGAAGTTLDRLVISGDKQGDGLSTGDVIFDTADGGLGDFGAVGLSVLSHDGFTITSMTVVDGGSQIIFTFDGFEAGEKFAFTLDADEAQYVDGDSIDVNSIVEGGEFQRSIMTGEFTAPDYDKLTLTGQYWDAFDTRRDDAESATGGSLALPRDSYSTHDVYVNFVSAVDKTNRTAGAVAYAPQVPLATLSGYVYHDRSDDGSFDRDTEEPIPGVTVELLDAEGNPTGRTTTTDANGFYEFRELQPGKYGVREFQPADYFDGKDTPGTHGGVAASEAAGVVDRITGAMLGFGDNGLEYNFGELLAGSIAGRVGASNGPDCNFDNPDIPLEGVRIDLLDQNGAFIRSTTTDSQGRYKFEGLKPGSYQVKEHQPEGYYDGGERAGTAGGQVSNDLITAIAIGSAVNAVNYDFCEKVGADLSGYVYHDRSDDGVYDPSETPIAGVTLKLLRSDGTDTGQRAVTNSQGYYQFTNLDAGSYCVMEVHPDGWLDGKDTAGSHGGEADPAVGADMICEIALNFGDDAVNYNFGELLPGSIAGRVHVDLDGDCEYVPGEQLLSGVKIDLLDGDGNFIRSTTTNAQGEYIFTGLRPGKFQVREHQPEGYYDGGENVGTAGGTANNDWIVGINLGSDQDAVRYDFCEKLGANLSGYVYHDRSDDGVFDTTESPIPDVLLKLLRGDGTDTGLRATTNAQGYYEFTNLDAGKYTVMEVQPAAYYDGKDTPGTTGGAADTTVGGDMISQIMLAYGDNSLRNNFGELLAASIAGRVHASTGPDCDFDNPEILLAGVKIDLLDANGNFIRSTTTNELGQYSFTGLRPGTYQVFEHQPTDYYDGGERAGTAGGDVTNDRVTGITLGSEQAAVNYDFCEKVGADLSGYVYHDRSDDGVYDPTETPIAGVTLKLLRSDGTDTGQRAVTNSQGYYRFTNLDAGSYCVMEVHPDGWLDGKDTAGSHGGEADPAVGADMICEITLNFGDDAVNYNFGELLPGSIAGRAHADLDGDCEYDPGEQLLSGVKIDLLDGDGNFIRSTTTDIKGEYSFTDLRPGKYQVREHQPTGYYDGGEKAGTAGGTANNDWIVGINLGSDQDAVRYDFCELPPAMLSGYVFIDGAVIYSPDGSVPDDLASIRDGQRTGDDTPLAGVTVELRNGITGDPIFGEELLPGVYPDGPVRTTTDANGFYKFNGLYAAVYAVVEISPPELIDGIDTPGSLGGLAVNENPYGLGQSGVPGEGPAIGGDLRLMQLLYTQVGTDAIVRIQLKVGQSSVENNFSEVRVTKPLIPPPQPLPEPPRPVVFTPPNFVPQAPLIPLLVTPSTPRKIYDGVGVMGYTWHLSVVNGGAPRHTAEEVEAMARLASARFDAASWERVALDEAQWKLVEDDAELSQLREELFGDPNAIPIAGDWDGDGRVEIGVFIDGQWLLDLDGDGRWGRGDLWAKLGTRDDLPVTGDWDGDGKTDIGIFGPAWPLDPWAIEREPGLPDAENHPTRLAGKMKNVPPSIEDATSGGRIMRRTITGQYRADLIDHVFHYGAPGDAAVAGDWNGDGIRSVGVFRDGVWELDVNGDGRFDERDATVAFGATGDIPVVGDWDGDGIDDLGVFRGGHWLVDSNGDRVLDATDQAFDLGAPGDRPIAGDWDGDGADEPAVLGPATSDAEVRLTQRAG; encoded by the coding sequence GTGGGATTATTCCGCACGCTGGGGCTCGTCTCCGCCAAACCAGCCGTCAAGCTCCGCCGCACCCGCGGCGTTTTTGAGCAGATGGAGCCCCGCCAGATGCTGGCCGGCGACGGCATTGCGCCGCCGCAGGTGCTGCTGGGGTCGGTCTACTTTGAGAACGACACCGGACAGGACCAAGAGGGCGACGTCATCCAGGTGTCGTTCGTCGGCGGCGCTGCGGGAACCACGCTCGACCGGCTGGTGATCAGCGGCGACAAACAGGGGGACGGCCTCTCCACCGGCGACGTGATCTTCGACACCGCCGATGGCGGCCTGGGAGACTTCGGCGCCGTAGGTCTGTCGGTCCTCTCGCACGACGGCTTCACCATCACCAGCATGACGGTGGTCGACGGCGGCTCGCAGATCATCTTCACGTTCGACGGCTTCGAGGCGGGCGAGAAGTTCGCCTTCACGCTCGACGCGGACGAGGCGCAGTATGTGGACGGCGACTCGATCGACGTCAACTCGATCGTCGAGGGTGGCGAGTTCCAGCGGTCGATCATGACGGGCGAGTTTACTGCGCCCGACTACGACAAGCTGACCCTAACCGGGCAGTACTGGGACGCGTTCGACACGCGCCGCGACGACGCAGAGTCCGCGACCGGCGGCTCGCTCGCCCTGCCCCGCGACTCCTACAGCACGCACGACGTGTACGTGAACTTCGTCTCGGCCGTGGACAAGACCAACCGCACCGCCGGCGCGGTGGCGTACGCGCCGCAGGTCCCCTTGGCCACGCTCTCCGGGTACGTCTACCACGACCGCTCGGACGACGGCAGCTTCGACCGCGACACGGAAGAGCCCATCCCGGGCGTCACCGTTGAGCTGCTGGACGCAGAGGGCAACCCCACCGGCCGCACAACCACCACCGACGCCAACGGCTTCTACGAGTTCCGCGAGCTGCAGCCCGGCAAGTACGGCGTGCGTGAGTTCCAGCCCGCCGATTACTTCGACGGCAAGGACACCCCGGGCACGCACGGCGGCGTCGCCGCGAGCGAGGCCGCCGGCGTGGTCGACCGCATTACCGGCGCCATGCTCGGCTTCGGCGACAACGGCTTGGAGTACAACTTCGGCGAGCTGCTGGCCGGCAGCATCGCGGGCCGTGTCGGCGCGTCCAACGGCCCCGACTGCAACTTCGACAACCCAGACATCCCGCTCGAGGGCGTGCGGATCGACCTGCTCGACCAGAACGGGGCGTTCATCCGCTCCACCACCACGGACAGCCAGGGCCGGTACAAGTTTGAGGGGCTCAAGCCGGGCTCCTACCAGGTCAAGGAGCACCAGCCCGAGGGCTACTACGACGGCGGCGAGCGTGCCGGAACCGCCGGCGGCCAGGTCAGCAACGACCTGATCACCGCCATCGCGATCGGCTCGGCCGTCAACGCGGTGAACTACGACTTCTGCGAGAAGGTGGGCGCCGACCTCTCCGGCTACGTCTACCACGACCGCTCCGACGACGGCGTGTACGACCCCAGCGAGACGCCCATCGCCGGCGTCACGCTCAAGCTGCTGCGCAGCGACGGCACGGACACCGGCCAGCGCGCGGTGACCAACAGCCAGGGCTACTACCAGTTCACCAACCTCGACGCGGGCTCGTACTGCGTGATGGAGGTGCACCCCGACGGCTGGCTCGACGGGAAGGATACGGCCGGCTCGCACGGCGGCGAGGCGGACCCCGCGGTCGGCGCAGACATGATCTGCGAGATCGCGCTCAACTTCGGCGACGACGCGGTCAACTACAACTTCGGCGAGCTGCTGCCCGGCAGCATCGCCGGTCGCGTGCACGTCGACCTCGACGGCGACTGCGAGTACGTCCCGGGCGAGCAACTGCTGTCCGGCGTCAAGATCGACCTGCTGGACGGCGACGGAAACTTCATCCGCTCCACCACCACCAACGCGCAGGGCGAGTACATCTTCACCGGGCTGCGCCCGGGCAAGTTCCAGGTGCGCGAGCACCAGCCCGAAGGTTACTACGACGGCGGAGAGAACGTCGGCACCGCCGGCGGCACGGCCAACAACGACTGGATCGTCGGCATCAACCTCGGCTCCGACCAGGACGCCGTGCGGTACGACTTCTGCGAGAAGCTGGGCGCCAACCTCTCCGGCTACGTCTACCACGACAGGTCGGACGACGGCGTGTTCGACACCACGGAGAGCCCCATCCCCGACGTGCTGCTCAAGCTGCTGCGCGGCGACGGCACGGACACCGGCCTGCGCGCCACCACCAACGCCCAGGGCTACTACGAGTTCACCAACCTCGACGCCGGCAAGTATACGGTGATGGAGGTGCAGCCGGCCGCCTACTACGACGGCAAGGACACCCCCGGCACCACCGGCGGCGCCGCCGACACGACGGTCGGCGGCGACATGATCAGCCAGATCATGCTCGCCTACGGCGACAACTCGCTGCGGAACAACTTCGGCGAGCTGCTGGCGGCCAGCATCGCGGGCCGCGTGCACGCCTCGACCGGGCCCGATTGTGACTTCGACAACCCAGAGATCCTGCTTGCGGGCGTCAAGATCGACCTGCTCGATGCGAACGGCAACTTCATCCGCTCCACCACCACCAACGAGCTGGGGCAGTACAGCTTCACCGGGCTGCGGCCCGGCACGTATCAGGTGTTCGAGCATCAGCCCACCGACTACTACGACGGCGGCGAACGCGCAGGCACCGCCGGAGGCGACGTCACCAACGACCGCGTCACCGGCATCACGCTCGGCAGCGAGCAGGCCGCGGTAAACTACGACTTCTGCGAGAAGGTGGGCGCCGACCTCTCCGGCTACGTCTACCACGACCGCTCCGACGACGGCGTGTACGACCCCACCGAGACCCCCATCGCCGGCGTCACGCTCAAGCTGCTGCGCAGCGACGGCACGGACACCGGCCAGCGCGCGGTGACCAACAGCCAGGGCTACTACCGGTTCACCAACCTCGACGCGGGCTCGTACTGCGTGATGGAGGTCCACCCCGACGGCTGGCTCGACGGGAAGGATACGGCCGGCTCGCACGGCGGCGAGGCGGACCCCGCGGTCGGCGCAGACATGATCTGTGAGATCACGCTCAACTTCGGCGACGACGCGGTCAACTACAACTTCGGCGAGCTTCTGCCCGGCAGCATCGCCGGTCGCGCGCACGCCGACCTCGACGGCGACTGCGAGTACGACCCGGGCGAGCAACTTCTGTCCGGCGTCAAGATCGACCTGCTGGACGGCGACGGAAACTTCATCCGCTCCACCACCACCGACATCAAGGGCGAGTACAGCTTTACCGATCTTCGGCCCGGCAAGTACCAGGTGCGCGAGCACCAGCCCACCGGCTACTACGACGGCGGCGAGAAGGCCGGCACCGCCGGCGGCACGGCCAACAACGACTGGATCGTCGGCATCAACCTCGGCTCCGACCAGGACGCCGTGCGGTACGACTTCTGCGAGCTGCCCCCGGCGATGCTCTCCGGCTACGTCTTCATCGACGGCGCCGTGATCTACTCCCCGGACGGCTCGGTGCCCGACGACCTGGCCTCGATCCGCGACGGCCAACGCACCGGCGACGACACGCCGCTGGCCGGCGTCACGGTCGAGCTGCGCAACGGCATCACCGGCGACCCGATCTTCGGCGAGGAGCTGCTGCCGGGCGTCTACCCGGACGGGCCCGTGCGGACCACCACCGACGCGAACGGCTTCTACAAGTTCAACGGGCTCTACGCCGCGGTCTACGCCGTGGTGGAGATTAGCCCCCCGGAACTCATCGACGGCATCGACACCCCGGGATCGCTGGGGGGGCTCGCCGTGAACGAGAACCCGTACGGCCTTGGCCAATCGGGCGTCCCGGGCGAAGGCCCGGCCATCGGCGGCGACCTGCGCCTGATGCAGCTTCTGTACACCCAGGTCGGCACCGACGCGATCGTGCGGATCCAGCTCAAGGTGGGGCAAAGCTCCGTAGAGAACAACTTCAGCGAAGTGCGCGTCACCAAGCCGCTGATCCCGCCGCCGCAGCCGCTGCCCGAACCGCCGCGGCCCGTGGTGTTCACCCCCCCCAACTTCGTGCCGCAGGCGCCGCTGATCCCGCTGCTGGTCACGCCCTCCACCCCGCGCAAGATCTACGACGGCGTCGGCGTGATGGGCTACACCTGGCACCTGAGCGTGGTGAACGGCGGCGCCCCGCGTCACACAGCCGAAGAGGTCGAGGCGATGGCGCGGCTCGCGTCGGCGCGGTTCGACGCCGCTTCGTGGGAACGCGTGGCGCTCGACGAGGCGCAGTGGAAGCTGGTCGAGGACGACGCAGAACTGTCGCAGCTACGCGAAGAGCTGTTCGGCGACCCCAACGCCATCCCGATCGCGGGCGACTGGGACGGCGACGGGCGTGTTGAGATCGGCGTGTTTATCGACGGCCAGTGGCTGCTCGACCTCGACGGCGACGGACGCTGGGGCCGGGGCGACCTGTGGGCCAAGCTCGGCACCAGGGACGACCTGCCGGTCACCGGCGACTGGGACGGCGACGGCAAGACCGACATCGGCATCTTCGGCCCCGCCTGGCCGCTAGACCCGTGGGCGATCGAGCGCGAACCCGGACTCCCCGACGCAGAGAACCACCCGACGCGCCTCGCCGGCAAAATGAAGAACGTGCCGCCGAGCATCGAGGACGCCACCAGCGGCGGCCGGATCATGCGTCGCACCATCACGGGCCAGTACCGCGCAGACCTAATCGACCACGTCTTCCACTACGGCGCCCCGGGCGACGCGGCGGTGGCGGGCGACTGGAACGGCGACGGCATCCGCTCGGTCGGCGTCTTCCGCGACGGCGTGTGGGAGCTCGACGTCAACGGCGACGGCCGGTTTGACGAGCGCGACGCCACGGTGGCCTTCGGCGCCACGGGCGACATCCCCGTGGTCGGCGACTGGGACGGCGACGGCATCGACGACCTGGGCGTGTTCCGCGGCGGCCACTGGCTGGTCGACAGCAACGGCGACCGCGTGCTCGACGCCACCGACCAGGCGTTCGACCTGGGCGCCCCGGGCGACCGCCCGATCGCCGGCGACTGGGACGGCGACGGCGCCGACGAGCCGGCCGTGCTAGGCCCGGCAACCAGCGACGCCGAGGTAAGGCTCACCCAACGCGCCGGCTAA
- a CDS encoding DUF2281 domain-containing protein — protein MTPTPFIKGHFDGHSIVLDEPASLAVGQEVRVIVEPSPLVAPPKPARPSLAGFAKGMFAMSDDFNEPLDDFAEYR, from the coding sequence ATGACGCCAACCCCCTTCATCAAAGGCCACTTCGATGGCCACTCGATCGTGCTGGACGAACCCGCCTCGCTAGCGGTGGGGCAGGAAGTGCGCGTGATTGTCGAACCATCGCCGCTAGTCGCGCCCCCCAAACCCGCTCGGCCGAGCCTTGCAGGGTTTGCAAAGGGGATGTTCGCCATGAGCGACGACTTCAACGAACCGCTCGACGACTTCGCGGAGTACCGGTGA
- a CDS encoding type II toxin-antitoxin system VapC family toxin, whose amino-acid sequence MSQVLIDTQALIWFAENAPALSAAARALVDDPNTVRLASSASLWEMAIKIRLGKLTLRSGSLRRFAIMLRDHDVEVLDVSTNDAIGVGDLPTGEHKDPFDRLLAAQCLGRRLTLVSIDTAFDAYGVRRVW is encoded by the coding sequence GTGAGCCAGGTCCTGATCGACACCCAGGCCCTGATCTGGTTCGCAGAAAACGCACCAGCGCTATCGGCGGCTGCAAGGGCGCTGGTCGATGACCCCAATACAGTTCGCTTGGCAAGCTCGGCAAGTCTGTGGGAAATGGCGATCAAGATCCGTCTCGGCAAGCTGACCTTGAGATCTGGATCTTTACGGCGATTCGCGATCATGCTGCGGGATCACGACGTTGAGGTGCTTGACGTGTCAACGAACGACGCTATCGGCGTTGGCGACCTGCCTACCGGTGAGCACAAAGACCCGTTCGATCGCCTGCTTGCGGCGCAGTGCTTGGGACGTCGCCTGACCCTCGTATCGATTGACACCGCATTCGACGCCTACGGCGTGCGGAGAGTGTGGTAG
- a CDS encoding CCA tRNA nucleotidyltransferase, with protein MINPDRQRDFAADVAARLRAAGYQALWAGGCVRDALLGKTPKDYDVATSATPDQVRQVFGKQRTIAIGAAFGVITVKGRRGAGQIEVATFRKDVGYSDGRRPDRVEFTDAEQDARRRDFTINGMFYDPADDHVIDYVGGAEDLAARVVRAIGDPEARFDEDKLRMLRAVRFAATLDFEIEADTFAAISRHAEELSAVSAERVAAELVRMLACPGRRRALELLAQCGLLEHVLPEFAGRPEAEREVAMWTLDRLDWPSTAAALAVLTWGALPRVVAEMTQRLRLSNALAAAVGWMNANADALAAAEDLSWPQLQPLLIAPEAGTLIDLIEARAGGPTAGTLVCREKLALPPEELNPAPLLDGTDLIEAGIAAGPTVGRLLRVVREAQLEGTIATRDDAIALALAAAGRG; from the coding sequence ATGATCAACCCCGACCGCCAACGCGATTTCGCCGCCGACGTCGCCGCCCGCCTCCGCGCGGCCGGCTACCAGGCGTTGTGGGCCGGCGGGTGCGTCCGCGACGCGCTCTTGGGCAAAACGCCCAAAGACTACGACGTCGCCACCAGCGCCACGCCCGATCAGGTGCGGCAGGTCTTCGGCAAGCAACGCACCATCGCCATCGGCGCCGCGTTTGGCGTGATCACGGTCAAGGGGCGGCGGGGCGCGGGGCAGATCGAGGTGGCCACCTTCCGCAAGGACGTGGGGTACTCGGACGGCCGCCGGCCCGATCGTGTCGAGTTCACCGACGCCGAGCAGGACGCCCGCCGCCGCGACTTCACCATCAACGGCATGTTCTACGACCCGGCCGACGACCACGTGATCGACTACGTCGGGGGCGCCGAGGACCTGGCGGCACGCGTGGTGCGCGCGATCGGCGACCCGGAGGCCCGCTTCGACGAAGACAAGCTGCGGATGCTGCGGGCCGTGCGGTTCGCGGCGACGCTGGACTTCGAGATCGAGGCAGACACCTTCGCCGCGATCAGCCGGCACGCCGAGGAGCTCTCCGCGGTGAGCGCCGAACGCGTGGCGGCAGAGCTGGTGCGGATGCTCGCCTGCCCGGGCCGCCGGCGGGCCCTGGAGCTGCTCGCCCAGTGCGGGCTGCTGGAGCACGTGCTGCCGGAATTCGCCGGGCGCCCGGAGGCCGAGCGTGAGGTAGCGATGTGGACGCTTGATCGGCTCGACTGGCCTTCGACCGCGGCCGCGCTGGCGGTGCTCACCTGGGGCGCTCTGCCGCGCGTTGTTGCGGAGATGACCCAGCGGTTGCGGCTCTCCAACGCCCTCGCCGCGGCGGTGGGGTGGATGAACGCCAACGCCGATGCGTTGGCCGCGGCCGAGGACCTCTCCTGGCCGCAACTGCAGCCGCTGTTGATCGCGCCCGAGGCAGGCACGCTGATCGACCTGATCGAGGCCCGCGCCGGGGGGCCGACGGCCGGAACGCTCGTCTGCCGAGAGAAGCTGGCGCTACCGCCGGAGGAGCTGAACCCGGCGCCGCTGCTGGATGGCACGGACCTGATCGAGGCGGGGATCGCGGCGGGGCCGACCGTGGGTCGGCTGCTGCGGGTGGTGCGGGAGGCGCAGCTTGAGGGGACCATCGCGACGCGGGACGATGCGATCGCCCTGGCGCTGGCCGCGGCGGGCCGCGGGTAG